AGTTGCTTTCTGATAGATACCAGTAATAACGTCAACAGGGTTTGAGATAACAATGAGCACACCATTGAAGCCTGCTTGCTTTAAGTCAGATCCAACCTGTTGTACCTCTGGGGTATTAGCTTTTAGTTCTGTAAAACGATCGCCACCAGGCTTAATCAATTCGATGTGTCCTAGAGCAGAAATAACAACTTCAGCGTCTGCTAAATCTTTTGCTGTTCCAGCGTGTACTTCGACATGATGATCTAATAGACTGGCAGCATCACGAAAATCAAGCTCTTCAGATGCAAGTTTTTCTGGATTTTTATCCACTAAAACAATTTCATCTGCTAATCCTTGTGCAATAATGATGTGGGCCACCGTTACACCAACATGTCCAATGCCAACAACACCTATTTTTCTCATGTGAGTACCTCGTTAATATATTATGTGTTACAAATTAGATTATACACATAATTAGTGTAAATGAAAACAGCAGTGGTACTGTCTCAGTGTCACTGCTGTTTTGGTAAGTCAAAAATTAACTGACAAAGTATTTTAAAATTTGCGCCTCATCAAGCGCGTTTTTTTCGTCATCGCGCACATCAAGTACAATATTACCTGCATTTAAAATAATTAACCTGTTGCCATATTTCAACGCGTCGGCTAAATTGTGTGTAATCATCAAGGCAGTCAGATTATTTGCAGTAACTTGCTCATTCGTTGCAAGCATCAGCTGCTCAGATGTCTTGGGATCGAGTGCAGCGGTATGTTCATCTAATAAAAGTAGCTCTGGTTTAACACGTGTAGCCATTAGAAAACTTAGTGCTTGACGCTGACCACCTGACAGATCACCAGTTGCTGTATTGAGACGACTGTCTAAATTGTTACCCATGACCTTGGTTAATTCAGCATATTCAGTCAATTTTTTTTGTGTTAATCCACGACTTCGTAACGTGCGCTTGCTGCCTCGCTTTTCAGCAAGAAGTAGATTTTCAGCAACCGTCATTCTAGGTGCAGTACCCATTTTAGGATCTTGAAAAACACGAGCAATGTAATTTGTACGCTTAACGGCTGTTTCATGAGCAATATTATTACCGTTATGCAAGATTTCACCAGATGCTACTGATAGGTTACCTGCAATAGTGTTAAATAGTGTTGACTTACCAGCACCGTTAGTGCCCAAAACGGTGATGAAATCTCCATCGTAAATATCGAAATTAATTGACTTTAGTATTTGAATACTATCCCCAACTGTGACAATGACGTCTTTAAGAGAGAAAACTGGTTTAGTCATGTGGTGTAACACCTTTCTTAATTATTTTATCGAGATTCAGCGCATGACGCAGTTGCGGCAAAATCATAGCAACAGCTAAGACGAGAGCTGAAATAAGGTTGATGTCGTTAGTAGAAAAACCAAGTCGAAGCACAGCTAACAGGACTAAACGGTATAGAATCGAACCGACAATAACAGCAACTAAACGCTCATTTAATGTTAATTCACCGAAAACAACTTCGCCGATAATAATTGAAGCTAAAGCAATAACAATAATGCCAATACCCATGTTGATGTCAGCATAACCATTATTTTGTGCGATAACAGCGCCTCCAAAGGCGATAAGACCATTGGACAACATTAGTCCCATGATTGTCATGCGGTCTGTTTGAATCCCAATTGATTGTGCCATGTTAGGATTGTCACCGGTAGCAATAAAGGCTTGTCCTAATTCGGTTTGCAAGAAAAAGATTAATCCTGCTGTGATTACAGCAATAATAACCAAGCCTAAGAAAACAGAATCAAAATATTTTGGTAAGTGCTGCAATATTTTGATAGAGAAAATCGACTTTTGATTTAGTAATGAGATATTTGCTGAGCCCATAATACGGAGATTAATAGATAATGTTGCCGTCATGACTAAGATACCAGATAAGAGGATAGGAATTTTTCCTTTGGTATAAAGTAACCCAGTGATTAACCCAGCAATTGTGCCGACTAAGAAAGCGGCAATGGTCGCGATAAACGGGTCAATCCCATGAGCAATCATCGCCACTGCTGTTGACGCACCTAAAGGGAAAGAGCCTTCAACGGTCATATCAGGAAAGTTTAAAATTCGAAAAGTAAGAAATAATGCGACGCCAAGTACTGCCCATAAGAGGCCTTGCCCGATACTAGATACAATCATACTCATTTGAAGACTTCTCCTTTAGTTTCAGCTTCCTTAATCATACTCTTTGGCAAAGTAATGCCGAGCAGCTTAGCTTGTTTTAAGTTAATGGTCATTTCACCCTTTGTAATGGTTTTGACAGGGTAGGTTGCGGTGTTCTTACCCTTCAAGACTTGTCCGGCCATGACACCGGCTTGATAACCTATATCATACTGGCTAACGGATATAGTGGCGATTCCACCATCCTTCACCATGGTATCTACTGCAGGGATAACTGGAATTTTTTCTTGGTTTGTGACGTTAATGAGTGTTTTCATAGCACTTGCAACGCCGTTATCTTGTGGTGCATAGACAGCATCAACTTGGCTGGCCATTGTTTCGGCAACTTGTTGCATATCGTTAGTTGTTGAAATAGTGTACATTTTAACAGTGTAGCCAGCTTTTTTAGCCAGCTTTTCCATGTTTTTAGCATTATATTCACCACCATGATCTGATGTTGTGTAAATAATGCCTAATGTTTTAGCTTTGGGAACGACTTGTTGAACCACACCTAAATGTTGTTTCAGAGGAGAGTCACCAGAAACACCCGTCACATTATTTCCCGGGCGTTGTGTTGTTTTGACTAATCCAGACCCTTTAGGATCAGTAATTCCGGCTAGAATAACCGGATTATTACCATCAGCTGTTTTGGCTAATGATAGGGCAGCTGGTGTGGCAATACCGATTGTTAAATCAGCATTTTCATTGGCAAATTTTTGTGACATAGTCTTGAGATTTGATTGGTCAGCTTGGGCATTTTGATAGTCAATCTTAATTTTTTTACCTGAGTAGCCTTGTGATTTTAATCCCGCAACAATACCATGATGAATTTGATCTAAGGCAGGGTGCGTAACTAATTGTAAAATGCCAACAGTTGGCACGTAAGTTGATTTTTTTTCTTGTGTGTTTGGTTTGCTAGTAACAATAAATGCTACGGCTAGAAATGCAACAATAATTGTAATTGCCGACAAAAGTCGCTTGTTCATGATATTCTCCAAATTTCTCTGCTCTTCTAAACTAAAATGACCTTGGCTCGCCACGCAGGGCTTTCCAAGGTCAAAAGAAAAGTCTGCATGGTATATCCCCATACAGACTCGATTGTCGCAAAAAATAGTCGGTATGGATAAAACAAATGTTTTAAACATCAGCTTTATCCGTTACCGAAAAGCTGACTCTACCGACGCCACCAGGCGTTATTGAGTTGAACTGCTAAGTTTTGCATAATTATCTCCGAGTTGTTTATGAAATAAGAATACTAAGAATTTGATGAGTTGTCAATAGTTTTTAAAATAAAAAATGTATCGGTATGTGTCCTTTTAAAACAGTATAGAATGCCTAAAAGTTTTTCTCTTAAGAAAAACTG
The Leuconostoc suionicum genome window above contains:
- a CDS encoding ABC transporter ATP-binding protein, with amino-acid sequence MTKPVFSLKDVIVTVGDSIQILKSINFDIYDGDFITVLGTNGAGKSTLFNTIAGNLSVASGEILHNGNNIAHETAVKRTNYIARVFQDPKMGTAPRMTVAENLLLAEKRGSKRTLRSRGLTQKKLTEYAELTKVMGNNLDSRLNTATGDLSGGQRQALSFLMATRVKPELLLLDEHTAALDPKTSEQLMLATNEQVTANNLTALMITHNLADALKYGNRLIILNAGNIVLDVRDDEKNALDEAQILKYFVS
- a CDS encoding ABC transporter permease, coding for MSMIVSSIGQGLLWAVLGVALFLTFRILNFPDMTVEGSFPLGASTAVAMIAHGIDPFIATIAAFLVGTIAGLITGLLYTKGKIPILLSGILVMTATLSINLRIMGSANISLLNQKSIFSIKILQHLPKYFDSVFLGLVIIAVITAGLIFFLQTELGQAFIATGDNPNMAQSIGIQTDRMTIMGLMLSNGLIAFGGAVIAQNNGYADINMGIGIIVIALASIIIGEVVFGELTLNERLVAVIVGSILYRLVLLAVLRLGFSTNDINLISALVLAVAMILPQLRHALNLDKIIKKGVTPHD
- the trpX gene encoding tryptophan ABC transporter substrate-binding protein, encoding MNKRLLSAITIIVAFLAVAFIVTSKPNTQEKKSTYVPTVGILQLVTHPALDQIHHGIVAGLKSQGYSGKKIKIDYQNAQADQSNLKTMSQKFANENADLTIGIATPAALSLAKTADGNNPVILAGITDPKGSGLVKTTQRPGNNVTGVSGDSPLKQHLGVVQQVVPKAKTLGIIYTTSDHGGEYNAKNMEKLAKKAGYTVKMYTISTTNDMQQVAETMASQVDAVYAPQDNGVASAMKTLINVTNQEKIPVIPAVDTMVKDGGIATISVSQYDIGYQAGVMAGQVLKGKNTATYPVKTITKGEMTINLKQAKLLGITLPKSMIKEAETKGEVFK